In a single window of the Acyrthosiphon pisum isolate AL4f chromosome X, pea_aphid_22Mar2018_4r6ur, whole genome shotgun sequence genome:
- the LOC107885146 gene encoding uncharacterized protein LOC107885146 encodes MYLPVDKPYFYMSPSEFKNIVSHIRGVKVLQVSCKVVMRNPRTAFETNASTSNLATLNQNKFVQYAHGLINKTRGFNTVYEFSTATNPMTPTSCSVIDEKCMKKVISAMYGTAPDNWLKPNWTVGATLPCSFMNLPMQFPSYYSMYANSAQNNGLIGWQDIQKFITKMDASAAVGSTIVEYTYKPTLSYLTMPWASVFAGRTNTKGTNVESFNVADTNSISLPNAFTLNRLDGTYKADTTNNYALLTDEKWKEIFNDEFNRYIEPLECGQYIKHGLRPSVSAKIQPSLHVGVCPVPKLTTTNANFVPDKFTDIECMWDIETELVCEYGLPYTYTSFPTCHIELEGTPMVVNNTTKESMFYEELSLFNNQFISPSA; translated from the exons ATGTACCTACCCGTAGATAAACCATATTTCTATATGTCTccatcagaatttaaaaatattgtatcacaTATACGTGGCGTAAAGGTATTGCAAGTTTCATGTAAAGTAGTAATGAGAAATCCACGTACTGCATTTGAAACAAATGCGTCTACGAGTAATTTAGCTActttaaaccaaaataaatttgttcaatATGCCCATGGCTTGATAAATAAAACTAGAGGTTTCAATACTGTATATGAATTTTCTACGGCTACTAATCCAATGACACCAACTAGTTGTTCAGTGATCgatgaaaaatgtatgaaaaaagtaATAAGTGCAATGTACGGTACAGCACCAGATAATTGGCTAAAACCAAATTGGACGGTTGGCGCCACTCTACCATGTTCATTTATGAATTTACCTATGCAATTTCCATCTTACTATTCTATGTACGCGAACTCTGCTCAAAATAATGGACTTATAGGTTGGCAAGATATACaaaaatttataactaaaatggATGCCAGTGCTGCAGTTGGTAGTACAATTgttgaatatacatataaacctaCATTGTCATATTTAACAATGCCGTGGGCTTCTGTGTTTGCTGGTAGAACAAATACCAAAGGTACAAATGTAGAGTCGTTCAACGTTGCCGATACTAATAGTATATCACTGCCTAACGCGTTTACGTTAAATCGATTAGACGGTACTTATAAAGCCGATACGACAAATAATTATGCACTATTGACCGACGAAAAGTggaaagaaatatttaatgacGAATTTAATAGATACATAGAACCTTTGGAATGTGGACAATATATTAAACACGGATTACGTCCGTCTGTATCAGCTAAAATTCAGCCTTCATTACATGTTGGAGTTTGTCCTGTACCAAAATTAACTACAACAAACGCTAATTTTGTACCTGATAAATTTACTGATATAGAATGTATGTGGGATATTGAAACGGAGCTTGTTTGTGAATATGGTTTACCATATACATATACTTCATTCCCAACTTGTCATATTGAACTCGAAG GCACGCCCATGGTTGTAAATAATACTACAAAGGAATCTATGTTCTACGAAGAACTCAGTTTGTTCAACAATCAATTTATATCACCTTCAGCATAG